Proteins co-encoded in one Betaproteobacteria bacterium genomic window:
- a CDS encoding SDR family NAD(P)-dependent oxidoreductase, with product MRIEGSTFLITGGASGLGAGTARLLAQAGANVVLGDMNAEAGSRIAAELGSRARFGPTDVTDESQTKALVDMARQTFGRLDGAVNCAGIVIGERVLGRNGPHRVESFRRVIEVNLIGTFNTIRLAAAAMADNPPGESGERGVIVNTASVAAFDGQIGQAAYSASKGAIASMTLPLARELARSGIRVVTIAPGIFDTAMVGGFDQELKGSLAAQIPFPARLGRPDEYAALVRHIVENQMLNGATIRLDGAIRMAPK from the coding sequence ATGCGCATCGAAGGCAGCACCTTCCTGATCACCGGCGGCGCATCGGGCTTGGGCGCGGGCACGGCGCGCCTGCTGGCGCAGGCCGGCGCCAATGTCGTCCTGGGCGACATGAATGCGGAAGCGGGCAGTCGCATCGCCGCCGAGCTCGGCAGCCGCGCGCGCTTCGGGCCGACCGACGTGACGGACGAAAGCCAGACGAAAGCGTTGGTCGACATGGCCCGCCAAACCTTCGGCCGCCTCGACGGCGCCGTGAACTGCGCCGGCATCGTGATCGGCGAGCGCGTGCTGGGGCGCAACGGCCCGCACCGTGTCGAATCGTTCCGGCGCGTGATCGAGGTGAACCTGATCGGTACTTTCAATACGATTCGACTCGCGGCAGCCGCCATGGCCGACAACCCACCGGGAGAGTCGGGCGAGCGCGGCGTGATCGTCAACACGGCTTCGGTCGCAGCCTTCGACGGTCAGATCGGGCAGGCGGCCTATTCAGCCTCCAAGGGCGCGATCGCGTCGATGACCTTGCCGCTCGCCCGCGAGCTCGCCCGCAGCGGCATTCGCGTCGTGACCATCGCACCCGGAATTTTCGACACGGCCATGGTCGGCGGCTTCGACCAGGAACTGAAGGGCTCGCTCGCCGCGCAGATTCCGTTTCCCGCGCGGCTCGGCCGTCCCGACGAGTATGCGGCGCTGGTGCGTCACATCGTAGAGAATCAGATGCTCAATGGCGCCACCATCCGGCTCGACGGCGCGATTCGCATGGCGCCGAAATAA